In Burkholderia contaminans, the following proteins share a genomic window:
- a CDS encoding ABC transporter permease: MYVLKLIARNALRHRLRTLLTVLGLTIAVLAFGLLHTVVDAWYAGAAAASSGRLVTRNAISLVFPLPVNYENRIRGVEGVTAVVRSNWFGGIYRDPKNFFASFAVSDNYLDLYPEFIIPAQQRADYDRDRRGCLVGRQLATQFGFRIGDVIPLKGTIYPGTWDFVVRGILDGRDDSTITRQLVFHWEYLNETVRQRTPKQADQVGVFVLGVANPDDGASIARNVDAVFKNSLAETLTETEQAFQLGFVAMSNQIIAAIRVVSYVVILIIMAVMANAMAMSARERTAEYATLKALGFGPGFLALIVFGESVVIAVAGGGLGILATPPAASLFKQAAGGIFPVFKVSTETVVLQAVCSVAVGFAAAIVPAWQAARVRVVEGLRAIG, encoded by the coding sequence ATGTACGTGCTGAAGCTGATCGCGCGCAATGCGCTGCGGCACCGGCTGCGCACGCTGCTGACCGTGCTCGGGCTCACGATCGCCGTGCTCGCGTTCGGGCTGCTGCACACCGTGGTCGACGCGTGGTACGCAGGCGCGGCCGCCGCATCCAGCGGGCGGCTCGTCACGCGCAACGCGATCTCGCTCGTGTTTCCGCTGCCCGTCAACTACGAGAACCGGATCCGCGGCGTCGAAGGCGTGACGGCCGTGGTCCGGTCGAACTGGTTCGGCGGCATCTATCGCGACCCGAAGAACTTCTTCGCGAGCTTCGCCGTATCGGACAACTATCTCGACCTGTACCCGGAATTCATCATCCCGGCGCAGCAGCGCGCCGACTACGATCGCGACCGCCGCGGCTGCCTCGTCGGCCGCCAGCTCGCGACGCAATTCGGCTTCAGGATCGGCGACGTGATCCCGCTGAAGGGCACGATCTACCCGGGCACGTGGGATTTCGTCGTGCGCGGCATCCTGGACGGCCGTGACGACTCGACGATCACGCGGCAGCTGGTGTTTCACTGGGAATACCTGAACGAGACGGTGCGCCAGCGCACGCCGAAGCAGGCCGACCAGGTCGGCGTATTCGTGCTCGGCGTCGCGAACCCCGACGACGGCGCGTCGATCGCGCGCAACGTCGACGCAGTGTTCAAGAACTCGCTCGCCGAGACGCTGACCGAGACCGAGCAGGCGTTCCAGCTCGGCTTCGTCGCGATGTCGAACCAGATCATCGCGGCGATCCGCGTCGTGTCGTACGTGGTGATCCTGATCATCATGGCCGTGATGGCCAACGCGATGGCGATGAGCGCGCGCGAGCGCACGGCCGAATACGCGACGCTGAAGGCGCTCGGCTTCGGCCCCGGCTTCCTCGCGCTGATCGTGTTCGGCGAATCGGTCGTGATCGCGGTGGCCGGCGGCGGGCTCGGGATCCTCGCGACGCCGCCCGCCGCGAGCCTGTTCAAGCAGGCGGCCGGCGGCATCTTCCCGGTGTTCAAGGTGTCGACCGAAACGGTCGTGCTGCAGGCCGTGTGCTCGGTCGCGGTCGGCTTCGCGGCGGCGATCGTGCCGGCGTGGCAGGCGGCGCGCGTGCGCGTGGTCGAAGGCCTCAGGGCAATCGGTTAG
- a CDS encoding carotenoid oxygenase family protein has product MTAFDLNRGALAPVADEVDLVDLRVSGAIPHELAGTLLRNGPNPPGGRFEGSDVLSWWPEAAMLHAIAFEGGRATGYRNRWARTQRWAAVHAPGEARQLPDTNPNVSVLQHAGELLALSEGGAPFAITAALDSLGVPARHAGLGGGMTAHPKVDPVTGELIAFRADWRAPWLRYGVADAQGVQRVDLEIDLNAPSMMHDLAITETRSLLLDLNVGYDFSLLKQGHRMPLRWHDDRPARIGVLPRHGGTVRWFDVEPCFILHVVNAYDCDASCIVLDAVRYPSYLRLDAGTGRFADNPVGELWRYVIDTANGLIDEGPLADGGIEMPRINESRTGRRYRYLYAVEQPNPVEMRGVMRFDHASGTTTRYAVPPGDQNSEPVFVPRPGGADEDDGWLLVMVYRAATDTSDVVILDARAIDAGPVATVHLPRRVPAGFHGAWVPRER; this is encoded by the coding sequence ATGACCGCATTCGATCTGAACCGCGGCGCGCTCGCGCCGGTTGCCGACGAGGTCGATCTCGTCGACCTGCGCGTGAGCGGCGCGATCCCGCACGAACTCGCCGGCACGTTGCTGCGCAACGGCCCGAATCCGCCGGGCGGCCGTTTCGAAGGGAGCGACGTGCTGTCGTGGTGGCCGGAAGCCGCGATGCTGCATGCGATCGCGTTCGAAGGCGGCCGCGCGACCGGCTACCGGAACCGCTGGGCGCGCACGCAGCGCTGGGCGGCCGTGCATGCGCCCGGTGAGGCGCGGCAACTGCCCGATACCAATCCGAACGTGAGCGTGCTGCAGCATGCCGGCGAGTTGCTCGCGCTGTCGGAGGGCGGCGCACCGTTCGCGATCACGGCCGCGCTCGATTCGCTCGGCGTGCCCGCACGGCACGCGGGCCTCGGCGGCGGGATGACCGCGCATCCGAAGGTCGATCCGGTGACCGGCGAGCTGATCGCGTTCCGCGCGGACTGGCGCGCGCCGTGGCTGCGCTACGGTGTGGCCGACGCGCAGGGCGTGCAGCGCGTCGATCTCGAGATCGACCTGAATGCGCCGTCGATGATGCACGACCTCGCGATCACCGAAACCCGCAGCCTGCTGCTCGACCTGAACGTCGGCTACGACTTCTCGCTGCTGAAGCAGGGCCACCGGATGCCGCTGCGCTGGCACGACGACCGGCCCGCGCGCATCGGCGTGCTCCCGCGCCACGGCGGCACGGTGCGGTGGTTCGACGTCGAGCCGTGCTTCATCCTGCACGTCGTGAACGCATATGACTGCGACGCGTCGTGCATCGTGCTCGATGCGGTGCGCTATCCGTCGTACCTGCGGCTCGACGCGGGCACGGGCCGCTTCGCCGACAACCCGGTCGGCGAGCTGTGGCGCTATGTGATCGATACGGCGAACGGGCTGATCGACGAAGGGCCGCTCGCCGACGGCGGCATCGAGATGCCGCGCATCAACGAAAGCCGGACGGGGCGCCGCTACCGCTACCTGTATGCGGTGGAGCAGCCGAACCCGGTGGAAATGCGCGGCGTGATGCGTTTCGATCACGCGAGCGGCACGACGACGCGCTACGCGGTGCCGCCCGGCGACCAGAACAGCGAGCCGGTGTTCGTGCCGCGCCCGGGCGGTGCGGACGAGGACGACGGCTGGCTGCTGGTGATGGTCTACCGCGCGGCGACCGATACGAGCGACGTCGTGATCCTCGATGCGCGCGCGATCGACGCGGGGCCGGTCGCCACCGTGCACCTGCCGCGCCGCGTGCCGGCCGGATTCCACGGCGCGTGGGTGCCGCGCGAACGTTGA
- a CDS encoding ABC transporter ATP-binding protein, translated as MNDARPPLVELSHVAKSYRRGNQIVPVLTDITLDIGEGDFVALMGPSGSGKSTLLNLVAGIDRPDSGELRVGGLDISRLAEAQLAEWRAANVGFIFQFYNLMPVLTAFENVELPLMLTHLSRRERRERVELVLDMVNLGDRTSHYPSELSGGQQQRVAIARALITDPVLIVADEPTGDLDRASATDVLAMLQRMNAELGKTIIMVTHDAHAAGAARSLVHLEKGELIDGHAG; from the coding sequence CGGCGCGGCAACCAGATCGTGCCGGTGCTGACCGACATCACGCTCGACATCGGCGAAGGTGACTTCGTCGCGCTGATGGGGCCGTCGGGCTCCGGCAAGAGCACGCTGCTGAACCTGGTGGCCGGCATCGACCGGCCCGACAGCGGCGAGCTGCGCGTGGGCGGCCTCGACATCTCCCGGCTCGCCGAGGCGCAACTGGCCGAATGGCGCGCGGCGAACGTCGGCTTCATCTTCCAGTTCTACAACCTGATGCCCGTGCTCACCGCGTTCGAGAACGTCGAGCTGCCGCTGATGCTCACGCACCTGTCGCGCCGCGAGCGGCGCGAGCGCGTCGAACTCGTGCTCGACATGGTGAACCTCGGCGACCGGACGAGCCATTACCCGTCGGAACTGTCGGGCGGCCAGCAGCAGCGCGTCGCGATCGCGCGCGCGCTGATCACCGATCCCGTGCTGATCGTCGCCGACGAGCCGACCGGCGACCTCGACCGCGCATCGGCCACCGACGTGCTCGCGATGCTGCAGCGGATGAACGCCGAGCTCGGCAAGACGATCATCATGGTGACGCACGACGCGCACGCGGCCGGCGCCGCACGCTCGCTCGTCCATCTGGAAAAAGGGGAGCTGATCGATGGGCACGCCGGCTGA
- a CDS encoding ABC transporter permease yields the protein MAIPLNYIARNLWTRRLTTALTAGGMALVIFVFATVQMLDAGLTKTLVSTGEPDNAVVIRKGAETEIQSSIDHQQANALEMHPAVALGPDGRPLVSKEAVVLISLVKTSTGKPSNVVIRGVSPSGLALRPHVKLVAGRMFAPGSSEIIVGSAIAKGFSGTQLGDSLHFAQRDWTIVGIFDAGGSGFDSEIWGDVDQLMQSFRRTSYSSMVLRIPSAGGFARFKADIDVDPRLTDEAKREQTFYGDQSKALSTFINILGITLSTIFSIAAMIGAMITMYASVANRVAEIGTLRALGFKRTNVLAAFLLEALLLGFVGGVAGLACASLMQFASFSTTNFQTFADLSFRFVLTPAIVVKTLLFSLVMGLVGGFLPAMRAARLKIVDALRAQ from the coding sequence ATGGCGATCCCGCTCAACTACATCGCGCGCAACCTGTGGACCCGGCGGCTCACCACCGCGCTGACCGCCGGCGGGATGGCGCTCGTGATCTTCGTGTTCGCGACCGTGCAAATGCTCGACGCGGGGCTCACGAAGACGCTCGTGTCGACCGGCGAACCCGACAACGCGGTGGTGATCCGCAAGGGCGCCGAAACCGAGATCCAGAGCTCGATCGACCACCAGCAGGCCAATGCGCTCGAAATGCACCCGGCCGTCGCGCTCGGCCCCGACGGCCGGCCGCTCGTGTCGAAGGAAGCGGTCGTGCTGATCTCGCTGGTGAAGACGTCGACCGGCAAGCCGTCGAACGTCGTGATCCGCGGCGTGTCGCCGTCCGGCCTCGCGCTGCGCCCGCACGTGAAGCTCGTCGCCGGCCGCATGTTCGCGCCCGGCTCGTCGGAAATCATCGTCGGCAGCGCGATCGCGAAAGGGTTCAGCGGCACGCAACTCGGCGACAGCCTGCATTTCGCGCAGCGCGACTGGACCATCGTCGGCATCTTCGACGCGGGCGGCAGCGGCTTCGATTCGGAGATCTGGGGCGACGTCGACCAGCTGATGCAGTCGTTCCGGCGCACCAGCTATTCGTCGATGGTGCTGCGCATCCCGAGCGCCGGCGGCTTCGCGCGCTTCAAGGCCGACATCGACGTCGACCCGCGGCTCACCGACGAGGCGAAACGCGAACAGACCTTCTACGGCGACCAGTCGAAGGCGCTGTCGACGTTCATCAACATCCTCGGCATCACGCTGTCGACGATCTTCTCGATCGCCGCGATGATCGGCGCGATGATCACGATGTATGCGTCGGTCGCGAACCGCGTCGCCGAGATCGGCACGCTGCGCGCGCTCGGCTTCAAGCGCACGAACGTGCTCGCCGCGTTCCTGCTGGAAGCGCTGCTGCTCGGCTTCGTCGGCGGCGTCGCGGGGCTCGCATGCGCGTCGCTGATGCAGTTCGCGTCGTTTTCGACGACCAACTTCCAGACCTTCGCGGACCTGTCGTTCCGCTTCGTGCTGACGCCCGCGATCGTCGTGAAGACGCTGCTGTTCTCGCTGGTGATGGGGCTCGTCGGCGGCTTCCTGCCGGCGATGCGCGCCGCGCGGCTGAAGATCGTCGACGCGCTGCGCGCGCAGTGA
- a CDS encoding DUF2239 family protein — protein MTTIPLLPSYTAFDGHRRLASGPLSTVALAVRQAAGDAMPGTILIFDDATGRSIDLDLRGTAADIRARYAAPSGDASGSSDEPAGAGAGEQRGRGRPKLGVVSREVTLLPRHWEWLATQPGGASVALRKLVEDARRTHAEADRRRDAQARAYHFMSAMAGDLPGFEEAVRALYANDLTRVAELIAGWPDDVRDHALALARGELPPSTEDC, from the coding sequence ATGACTACCATCCCATTGCTTCCTTCGTACACGGCCTTCGACGGCCACCGGCGGCTCGCGTCGGGCCCGCTCTCGACGGTCGCGCTCGCGGTCCGGCAGGCGGCCGGCGACGCGATGCCCGGCACGATCCTGATCTTCGACGACGCGACCGGCCGCTCGATCGACCTCGACCTGCGCGGCACGGCGGCCGACATCCGCGCACGCTATGCGGCGCCGTCGGGCGACGCATCCGGCAGTTCCGACGAGCCGGCAGGCGCCGGCGCGGGCGAGCAGCGCGGCCGCGGCCGGCCGAAGCTCGGCGTCGTGTCGCGCGAGGTCACGCTGCTGCCGCGTCACTGGGAATGGCTGGCCACGCAGCCCGGCGGCGCGTCGGTCGCGTTGCGCAAGCTCGTCGAGGACGCACGGCGCACCCACGCGGAAGCCGACCGGCGACGCGACGCGCAGGCGCGCGCGTATCACTTCATGTCGGCGATGGCGGGCGACCTGCCCGGTTTCGAGGAGGCCGTGCGCGCGCTGTATGCGAACGACCTGACACGCGTCGCCGAGCTGATCGCCGGCTGGCCGGACGACGTGCGCGACCATGCGCTTGCGCTGGCGCGCGGCGAGCTGCCGCCGTCCACCGAAGACTGCTGA